Proteins from a genomic interval of Medicago truncatula cultivar Jemalong A17 chromosome 3, MtrunA17r5.0-ANR, whole genome shotgun sequence:
- the LOC112420148 gene encoding uncharacterized protein — protein MKKIMKKPILEEEDTIIEVKQDFMVSPSSQTQSTLRTAYFLKPIANFILNPPPPLSSSTTSVFDSKKRSFQIRFNGWRYPRNWVKWVDQLQLKYESLWKKVGIFDAIMSTKSCIKKDQNLLCGVVDKWCSETNTFVFPFGEATITLEDVMVLGGYPIIGDPIFKSLEDQRMKELEQKLINIEEKERVIKTMPPSTSVWMTFFFGKGSEIEHEAFLATWLSIFVFPHRYFIVKRSLFPIAIRLARGNTIALAPAVLASLYNDLSLFKKKIVDFKKFPLDVNLQSPFYLVQAWVWERFINLQPQPKLINNGDHVLLRWHKVEAPLKINHVRLALDSSTMDDFIWRPYVSYAHKCGMFYPNDEIRVPFKNDLVDKQMLLFVTCLRVSELVGFEFIEQYLPHRVARQFGFDQDVPGYVSRLNETQVIAWKNYTRPLSDTSLYFPSRSFKAGVTTCYEKWWEKSVLGPQGFVKNDVPRKRIASSKYRPHAKVPKLVGCGTAASGKSSDDGSKTSKGDNIVDDDVPKLVGCTVAIEKSSDDGSKTNKDDNNTIGKSSDDGFKTNKGDNIVDDDVPSDFVPKLVGCHVTLGKSSNDGSKTSNDGSKTSKGGIIVDNDVPSVQDGDGMKAGENIAADGGNNVVDDVPSVQDGMKAGGNIDADGGNFDDDVASVQDGMKIGGNIDVDGGNVVADDVPSGSIPEHLKPMSSENSVEDGLIGEKDVDSDAPSLPPKDNTLTPLLSVEDSEHVLEDGNESNDSRLSRNIIDQYETQTESFSYLSEVSIADLEQRISRLERVQRKLKRKRGKNQV, from the exons atgaagaagataatgaagaaACCAATATTGGAAGAAGAAGATACCATTATAGAGGTGAAACAAGATTTCATGGTTTCACCTTCTTCTCAAACTCAATCAACTCTCAGAACTGCTTATTTTCTCAAACCCATTGCAAACTTCATTCTtaacccaccaccaccactatcTTCTTCTACTACTTCTGTTTTTGATTCAAAGAAACGTTCTTTTCAAATCCGTTTTAATGGCTGGCGCTACCCACGCAACTGGGTTAAGTGGGTTGATCAACTTCAACTCAAATATGAATCACTATGGAAGAAAGTTGGAATCTTTGATGCTATTATGAGTACTAAGAGCTGCATAAAGAAAGATCAAAACTTGTTATGTGGGGTTGTTGACAAATGGTGTTCTGAGACCAATACATTTGTGTTCCCATTTGGTGAAGCAACAATAACTTTGGAGGATGTTATGGTTTTGGGGGGTTACCCTATCATTGGTGATCCTATTTTCAAATCACTTGAAGATCAGAGAATGAAAGAGTTGGAGCAGAAGCTCATCAACATTGAAGAAAAGGAGAGGGTTATCAAAACTATGCCACCTTCCACATCTGTGTGGATGACTTTTTTCTTTGGTAAAGGTAGTGAAATTGAACATGAAGCATTTCTTGCTACTTGGttgtctatttttgtttttcctcatAGATACTTTATTGTGAAAAGATCTTTGTTTCCTATTGCTATTCGTCTTGCTAGAGGTAATACTATTGCTTTGGCACCTGCTGTTTTGGCTAGCTTATATAACGATTTGagtttgtttaagaaaaaaattgttgatttcaaaaaatttccTCTTGATGTTAATCTGCAATCACCCTTTTACTTGGTACAAGCTTGGGTGTGGGAGAGATTCATAAATTTGCAGCCACAACCGAAGTTGATCAACAATGGAGACCATGTATTGTTGAGGTGGCATAAGGTTGAAGCGCCCTTGAAAATTAACCATGTGAGGTTGGCATTAGATTCATCAACAATGGATGATTTTATTTGGCGTCCTTATGTTAGCTATGCTCATAAGTGTGGAATGTTTTACCCGAATGATGAAATTCGGGTACCATTTAAGAACGATTTGGTGGATAAACAAATGCTCTTATTTGTCACATGCTTGAGAGTTTCTGAGCTAGTTGGGTTTGAGTTTATAGAGCAATATCTACCACATAGAGTTGCTAGGCAATTTGGATTTGATCAAGATGTTCCTGGTTATGTGTCCAGACTCAATGAGACTCAAGTCATTGCATGGAAAAATTACACCAGACCCTTATCTGATACAAGTTTATATTTTCCATCTAGGTCTTTTAAAGCTGGTGTTACCACTTGTTATGAAAAGTGGTGGGAGAAATCAGTATTGGGTCCTCAAGGTTTCGTTAAGAATGATGTGCCCCGGAAGAGAATTGCAAGTTCAAAATATAGACCACATGCCAAGGTTCCTAAACTTGTTGGCTGTGGCACTGCTGCTTCTGGAAAATCTAGTGACGACGGTTCAAAAACTAGCAAGGGtgataatattgttgatgatgatgttcctaAACTTGTTGGCTGCACTGTTGCTATTGAAAAATCTAGTGATGATGGTTCAAAAACTAACAAGGATGATAATAATACTATTGGAAAATCTAGTGATGATGGTTTTAAAACTAACAAGGGtgataatattgttgatgatgatgttccttCTGATTTTGTTCCTAAACTAGTTGGCTGCCATGTTACTCTTGGAAAATCTAGTAATGATGGTTCAAAAACTAGTAATGATGGTTCAAAAACTAGCAAGGGTGGTATTattgttgataatgatgttCCTTCTGTTCAAGATGGTGATGGTATGAAAGCTGGGGAAAATATTGCTGCTGATGGGGGAaataatgttgttgatgacgttCCTTCTGTTCAAGATGGTATGAAAGCTGGGGGAAATATTGATGCTGATGGGGGAAATTTTGATGATGACGTTGCTTCTGTTCAAGATGGTATGAAAATTGGGGGAAATATTGATGTTGATGGCGgaaatgttgttgctgatgatGTTCCTTCTGGTTCAATTCCTGAACATTTGAAACCTATGTCCTCCGAAAATTCTGTTGAAGATGGTTTGATAGGTGAGAAAGATGTTGATTCTGATGCTCCAAGTTTACCTCCAAAAGATAATACTCTGACTCCTTTGTTATCGGTCGAGGATAGTGAGCATGTATTGGAAGATGGGAATGAGAGCAATGATTCAAGGCTGTCAAGAAACATAATCGACCAGTATGAGACTCAAACAGAAAGCTTCAGCTATTTATCTGAAGTAAGCATAGCTGATCTTGAACAGAGAATTAGCCGGCTAGAGAGAGTGCAAAGAAAACTAAAGAGAAAAAG AGGAAAGAATCAAGTGTAA